A region from the Calditrichota bacterium genome encodes:
- a CDS encoding NAD(P)-dependent oxidoreductase, whose amino-acid sequence MKIGVTGATGFIGSHLVEALLDKGHEPVCLIRKTSNLQWLPETGLSFKTGDLRNPDSLKDFVTGLDGIIHLAGLTKARNEADYMDGNYRTTVTLVEAIRTYNPSLQRFLFASSQAAVGPSSDGIPLTEEAPPHPISAYGRSKLAAERFLKAQKDFPFTIIRPPAVYGPRDRDVYAAFKMCRSGIVPLVGKHKYVSLVFVKNLVKGIELAFASPLAIGKTYFIADEGIFLWDTLMDWIADALGKHPIRIRIPENLLIIPAEMSGLIGKILNRPMLLNREKIMEIKQHYWTVDITRAKTELGYRPDFTTPEGIRLTAEWYIKNGWL is encoded by the coding sequence ATGAAAATTGGCGTAACCGGCGCAACGGGTTTTATTGGCAGCCATTTGGTTGAAGCCCTGCTTGACAAGGGGCACGAACCCGTCTGCCTGATCCGAAAAACCAGCAACCTGCAGTGGCTGCCCGAAACGGGCCTTTCATTTAAAACGGGTGATCTTAGAAATCCGGACAGCTTGAAAGATTTTGTAACAGGGCTCGACGGGATTATTCACCTGGCCGGACTGACAAAAGCACGAAACGAAGCAGACTACATGGACGGGAATTACCGAACAACCGTTACCCTGGTTGAAGCCATTCGAACGTACAATCCTTCGCTTCAGCGCTTTCTCTTCGCCAGTAGTCAGGCGGCTGTGGGGCCCAGTTCTGACGGAATTCCCCTTACCGAAGAGGCTCCGCCCCACCCGATTTCCGCCTACGGACGAAGCAAATTGGCGGCGGAACGCTTTCTAAAGGCACAAAAAGACTTCCCTTTCACCATTATCCGGCCGCCGGCTGTTTACGGCCCCCGGGATCGGGATGTTTACGCGGCCTTCAAAATGTGCCGATCGGGAATTGTCCCCCTTGTGGGAAAACATAAATATGTGAGTTTGGTGTTTGTGAAAAATCTGGTTAAGGGAATCGAACTGGCTTTTGCCAGCCCGCTTGCCATCGGAAAAACCTATTTCATCGCGGATGAGGGCATTTTTCTCTGGGATACACTTATGGATTGGATCGCCGATGCCCTTGGGAAACATCCCATTCGCATTCGCATCCCGGAGAATTTGCTGATCATTCCTGCCGAAATGTCCGGTTTAATCGGGAAAATCCTCAACCGCCCCATGCTTCTCAATCGGGAAAAAATAATGGAAATCAAACAGCACTACTGGACGGTAGATATCACACGCGCGAAAACGGAGTTGGGCTATCGGCCGGATTTTACAACCCCGGAGGGCATTCGGTTAACGGCAGAATGGTATATCAAAAACGGCTGGTTGTAA
- a CDS encoding sodium:alanine symporter family protein translates to MSQFLDQLLIWVQASADFMWGQWMIALLVGTGILLTIVTKGVQVRKFFLSMSFVFKGALGKDKTEMEEGDISPFAALMTALAATVGNGNIAGVATAIATGGPGAPFWMWVSAFFGMATKYAEGFLGVKYRKVAEDGTMAGGPMYYARYGIKNQTFAKILGMVFAVCGGATALLGTGNMMQSNSMALAFKTQFGVPTLVSAVILTILTGLVIIGGIKRIGAVTEKLVPLMILFYFLGVLVILIVKVNLLWDAAVLIFKSAFSLQAAGGALIGTSIQKAISLGVRRGVLSNEAGLGSAAIAQSAAKSPDPAYNGLLAMTGTFIDSIFVNTLTTFTIVVTGVWKLTPAAGMALGAGGMTSTQLTVTAFNSVIPYGGVIIALASFLFGYSTLIAWAYYGEQCLEYIWGIRAIMPYRLVFIALLFIGAIITGKHINIVWYIGDTFNAIMALPNLIALIALSGVVAKITNEYYVKSKFDRFK, encoded by the coding sequence ATGTCGCAATTTTTGGATCAGCTACTTATCTGGGTTCAGGCAAGCGCCGATTTTATGTGGGGCCAGTGGATGATTGCCCTTCTGGTGGGAACAGGTATTTTGTTAACGATTGTAACAAAAGGTGTACAGGTTCGTAAATTTTTTCTCTCGATGAGTTTTGTTTTTAAGGGGGCTCTTGGGAAAGATAAGACGGAGATGGAGGAGGGGGATATTTCGCCGTTTGCCGCCCTTATGACGGCTCTTGCGGCAACCGTAGGAAACGGAAACATCGCGGGGGTGGCCACGGCCATTGCCACAGGGGGCCCCGGGGCCCCGTTCTGGATGTGGGTGTCCGCTTTTTTCGGAATGGCAACCAAGTACGCAGAAGGCTTTTTGGGGGTGAAATATCGAAAGGTGGCCGAGGACGGTACCATGGCCGGCGGGCCGATGTATTACGCCCGGTATGGAATCAAGAACCAGACATTTGCGAAAATACTGGGGATGGTATTTGCCGTGTGCGGCGGGGCAACGGCTCTTCTGGGAACGGGAAACATGATGCAGTCCAATTCAATGGCTCTGGCCTTTAAAACGCAATTTGGTGTTCCCACGCTTGTAAGTGCTGTTATTCTGACTATTCTAACCGGTTTGGTCATTATCGGCGGCATCAAACGGATTGGTGCCGTTACGGAAAAGCTGGTTCCATTGATGATTCTGTTCTATTTTCTGGGGGTCCTTGTAATTCTCATTGTAAAGGTGAATCTGCTTTGGGATGCAGCCGTTCTTATCTTCAAATCCGCATTCTCTCTTCAGGCAGCCGGAGGAGCTCTAATTGGGACTTCTATCCAAAAGGCGATCAGCCTGGGCGTGCGGCGGGGCGTGCTTTCCAACGAAGCCGGACTCGGTTCGGCAGCCATTGCCCAGAGTGCCGCCAAATCCCCCGATCCGGCTTACAACGGTCTTCTGGCGATGACCGGAACCTTTATCGATTCCATTTTTGTGAATACCCTGACCACTTTTACAATCGTTGTTACCGGCGTCTGGAAACTGACCCCTGCCGCCGGAATGGCCCTCGGGGCCGGTGGAATGACCAGCACCCAGCTGACGGTAACAGCCTTTAATTCCGTGATTCCATACGGGGGCGTGATTATCGCGCTGGCCTCGTTTCTTTTCGGCTACAGCACGCTGATTGCCTGGGCCTACTACGGAGAACAATGTCTTGAATACATCTGGGGAATTCGCGCCATTATGCCCTATCGACTTGTGTTTATTGCCCTTCTTTTTATCGGTGCTATTATTACAGGAAAGCACATTAACATTGTCTGGTACATCGGCGATACCTTTAACGCCATTATGGCACTTCCCAATTTGATTGCACTCATTGCTTTGAGCGGGGTGGTTGCAAAAATCACCAATGAATATTATGTCAAATCCAAATTTGACCGCTTCAAGTAA